The proteins below come from a single Erythrobacter sp. SG61-1L genomic window:
- a CDS encoding DUF465 domain-containing protein, whose amino-acid sequence MSNRLFSLMEKHQKLDNALRVAEQWRGRNSLEVVRLKKLKLAVKDRMARLLRKPASQGAS is encoded by the coding sequence ATGTCCAATCGTCTGTTCAGCCTGATGGAAAAGCACCAGAAGCTGGATAACGCCCTGCGCGTTGCCGAGCAGTGGCGTGGCCGCAATTCACTGGAAGTGGTTCGGCTCAAGAAGCTGAAGCTCGCCGTGAAGGACCGCATGGCACGCCTGTTGCGGAAGCCCGCCAGCCAAGGCGCAAGCTGA
- a CDS encoding penicillin-binding protein activator — MLGGAINRRRALAIAAMVLLAGCKVIPKVEPGPPPAPKPTEGALPTDTDRHRVALLVPLSGANADVGQSIANAATMALLDTNAENLRITTYDTATGADSAAARALADGNKLILGPLLADDVMPILSRARPAKVPLIAFSNDTSVATNDVFVMGVSPEQSIVRTIDFAKTLGTRKVALLVPEGEYGARAESAFRYALSQSGLTLAGRETYDRGNTSIVSAAKRLRAKGGFDTLLIAEGPRLSIQAAGAVRAANATSPLLLGTELWGGDASLANSASLRGALYSTISDGGFGQFAESYKSRFGSTPHRIATLGYDSVLLTLRVARDWKPGQTFPLARMRDSGGFLGVDGPFRFRADGVVERAMEVRQFNKGKIDVVSLAPDRFED, encoded by the coding sequence ATGTTGGGTGGAGCAATCAATCGGCGCAGGGCGCTGGCCATTGCGGCCATGGTGCTTCTGGCGGGCTGTAAGGTCATCCCCAAGGTCGAGCCGGGTCCGCCCCCAGCCCCGAAGCCCACCGAAGGCGCCCTTCCCACCGATACGGACCGCCACCGGGTTGCCCTGCTGGTTCCGCTGTCGGGCGCCAACGCCGATGTCGGCCAATCCATCGCCAATGCCGCGACGATGGCACTGCTCGATACCAATGCCGAAAACCTGCGCATAACCACTTATGACACGGCAACCGGGGCGGACAGTGCCGCCGCGCGCGCGCTGGCCGATGGCAACAAACTGATCCTCGGCCCGCTGCTTGCCGACGATGTGATGCCGATCCTGTCCCGTGCACGCCCTGCCAAAGTGCCGCTGATCGCTTTTTCGAACGACACTTCGGTCGCGACGAATGACGTGTTCGTGATGGGTGTCAGCCCGGAACAATCCATCGTACGGACGATCGACTTTGCCAAAACACTCGGCACCAGGAAGGTTGCCCTGTTGGTTCCCGAAGGCGAATATGGCGCGCGGGCCGAAAGCGCGTTCCGCTATGCCCTGTCGCAAAGCGGGCTGACACTTGCCGGCCGGGAGACTTACGACCGCGGCAACACCTCCATCGTCAGCGCTGCCAAGCGTCTGAGGGCAAAGGGCGGGTTCGACACCCTGCTGATCGCGGAAGGGCCGCGCCTGTCCATTCAGGCCGCCGGTGCCGTGCGCGCGGCCAATGCTACGTCTCCGCTGCTGCTGGGCACTGAATTGTGGGGCGGCGATGCCAGCCTCGCCAATTCCGCATCGCTGCGCGGGGCGCTCTATTCCACCATTTCCGATGGGGGCTTCGGCCAGTTCGCGGAGAGCTACAAGAGCCGCTTCGGTTCCACGCCGCACCGGATCGCCACGCTTGGATACGATTCCGTGCTGCTGACCCTGCGCGTCGCGCGCGACTGGAAACCGGGCCAGACATTCCCCCTCGCCCGGATGCGCGACAGCGGCGGCTTCCTTGGGGTGGACGGCCCCTTCCGTTTCCGTGCGGATGGCGTTGTCGAACGCGCGATGGAAGTGCGCCAGTTCAACAAGGGCAAGATCGACGTGGTGTCGCTTGCACCCGATCGGTTCGAGGACTGA
- a CDS encoding YraN family protein: MSRAQAEKLGRMAEVRAALWLNLHGWWVLDRRVKTPRGEIDLIARRGRTVAFIEVKWRKRGDDLDNAIDEYRLRRVAAAVEAVAHRYQKSKDSIRIDVLLLAPGRFPRHIVNAWQP; the protein is encoded by the coding sequence GTGAGCCGCGCTCAGGCCGAAAAGCTGGGCCGCATGGCGGAAGTTCGCGCTGCCCTCTGGCTCAACCTTCATGGCTGGTGGGTGCTCGACAGGCGAGTGAAGACACCGCGCGGCGAAATCGACCTGATCGCCCGGCGCGGCCGCACCGTGGCCTTCATCGAGGTAAAGTGGCGCAAGCGGGGCGACGATCTCGATAATGCAATCGACGAATACCGCCTGCGCCGGGTGGCTGCAGCCGTGGAGGCTGTAGCCCATCGCTATCAAAAGTCGAAGGATTCGATCAGGATCGACGTCCTGCTCCTTGCGCCGGGGCGCTTCCCACGCCACATCGTCAACGCCTGGCAGCCCTGA
- a CDS encoding TerC family protein has protein sequence MELLFADWLGTPVWFWLSFGVIVIGLTAFDLGFLHKEDKEMGVKESLKLSAFYIGVALLFGLWVWFERGPDLGMKYYTGFFIEKALSIDNVFIISVIFTFFAIPPRYQYRALLWGILAVIVLRGLMIAVGAALVQEFYWTLYIFAAFLIFTGIRMLWAADHEPDISRNPLIKWLSTHMRITKELHGPRFFVREADVKTGKLALAATPLFLALVVINLADLVFAVDSVPAIFAITTDTFIVYTSNIMAILGLRALYFALAAMVHRFHYLKYALALVLVFIGSKIFIGDFLTESGKVPPALSLGVTFALILGGVLWSLWKTGKEEGGATA, from the coding sequence ATGGAACTTCTGTTTGCGGACTGGCTGGGCACGCCAGTCTGGTTCTGGCTGTCATTTGGCGTGATCGTAATTGGGCTGACCGCGTTTGACCTCGGCTTCCTGCACAAGGAAGACAAGGAAATGGGCGTGAAGGAATCGCTCAAGCTGTCCGCCTTCTATATCGGCGTGGCGCTGCTGTTCGGCCTGTGGGTCTGGTTCGAGCGAGGGCCGGATCTGGGCATGAAATACTACACCGGCTTTTTCATCGAGAAGGCGCTGTCCATCGACAATGTCTTCATCATCTCGGTGATCTTCACCTTCTTCGCCATCCCGCCGCGCTATCAATATCGGGCGCTGCTATGGGGTATCCTGGCAGTGATCGTGCTGCGCGGCTTGATGATCGCGGTGGGCGCGGCATTGGTTCAGGAATTCTACTGGACCCTGTATATCTTCGCAGCCTTCCTGATCTTCACCGGCATCAGGATGCTGTGGGCAGCCGACCACGAGCCTGACATATCGCGCAATCCGCTGATCAAATGGCTCTCCACCCATATGCGGATCACGAAGGAACTGCATGGCCCGCGCTTTTTCGTGCGGGAAGCAGATGTGAAGACGGGCAAGTTGGCACTCGCGGCAACGCCCCTGTTCCTGGCGCTGGTGGTGATCAATCTGGCCGACCTTGTGTTCGCGGTGGATTCCGTCCCGGCGATCTTCGCGATCACGACAGACACCTTCATCGTCTACACCAGCAACATCATGGCCATCCTCGGCCTGCGCGCACTCTATTTCGCGCTCGCCGCGATGGTGCACCGCTTCCACTATCTGAAATATGCGTTGGCTCTGGTGCTGGTCTTCATCGGCTCCAAGATCTTCATCGGCGATTTCCTGACGGAAAGCGGCAAGGTTCCTCCCGCGCTCAGTCTGGGAGTGACCTTCGCCCTGATCCTTGGCGGCGTGCTCTGGTCACTCTGGAAGACGGGCAAGGAAGAAGGCGGGGCGACCGCCTGA
- the parE gene encoding DNA topoisomerase IV subunit B: MSDDLFENAPAVSGDYNASSIEVLEGLEPVRRRPGMYIGGTDERALHHLAAEVLDNAMDEAVAGYANRIEVMLEEGPEGSAGRLTIVDNGRGIPVDEHPKFPGKSSLEVILSTLHSGGKFSGKAYATSGGLHGVGVSVVNALSSFTRIEVAREKQLYAQEFGRGITLGPLQKLGPTPNRRGTSVSFVPDNEIFGDQKFKPQRLFKLVRSKAYLFAGVEIRWKCAASLTSENVPAEAVFQFPGGLADHLAEQVEGRECVTAQFFSGSQEFPAGPEGEQMGRVEWAIAWPLWSDGSYSWYCNTVPTPDGGTHEQGLRAALTKGIRAFGELTGQKKAKDISADDIVTGSEVMLSLFIRDPQFQSQTKDRLTSPEAARMVENAIRDHFDHFLTDNMERGRALLGAVMERMDERLKRKAEREIKRKTATNAKKVRLPGKLTDCSGEGDGETELFIVEGDSAGGSAKQARDRKTQAILPIRGKILNVASATADKIRANQEIADLQLALGCGTKKDCNPDNLRYDRIIIMTDADVDGAHIATLLMTFFFQEMAEIVKRGHLFLAQPPLYKLTAGKESTYARDEAHRAELEATQFKGKKVEVSRFKGLGEMNPQQLRETTMNPASRGLIRITLPAEHEQRFAVKELVDQLMGRNPEHRFNFIQNRAGELDRDLIDA; this comes from the coding sequence ATGTCCGACGATCTGTTCGAAAACGCGCCTGCCGTCAGCGGCGATTACAACGCTTCCTCGATCGAGGTTCTCGAAGGCCTCGAACCTGTCCGCCGTCGCCCCGGCATGTATATCGGCGGCACGGACGAACGTGCGCTGCACCACCTCGCCGCCGAAGTTCTGGACAACGCAATGGACGAAGCGGTGGCAGGCTATGCCAACCGCATCGAAGTGATGTTGGAGGAAGGGCCGGAAGGCAGCGCCGGGCGGCTGACCATCGTCGATAATGGCCGCGGCATTCCGGTTGACGAACATCCCAAGTTTCCGGGCAAATCCTCGCTGGAAGTGATCCTTTCCACGCTCCATTCCGGCGGCAAGTTCTCCGGCAAGGCCTATGCAACCTCGGGCGGCCTGCACGGCGTGGGCGTGAGTGTGGTGAACGCGCTTTCCAGCTTCACCCGCATCGAAGTGGCGCGGGAGAAGCAGCTTTACGCGCAGGAATTCGGCCGGGGCATCACTCTCGGGCCGTTGCAGAAGCTCGGCCCTACGCCCAACCGGCGCGGAACCAGCGTCAGCTTCGTGCCCGATAACGAGATTTTCGGGGATCAGAAGTTCAAGCCGCAGCGGCTGTTCAAACTCGTCCGCTCCAAGGCCTATCTGTTCGCCGGGGTTGAAATCCGCTGGAAATGCGCTGCCTCGCTCACCAGCGAAAACGTTCCGGCAGAGGCCGTGTTCCAGTTTCCCGGCGGGCTTGCCGATCATCTGGCTGAACAGGTGGAAGGCCGCGAATGTGTGACCGCGCAATTCTTCAGCGGCAGCCAGGAATTCCCGGCAGGCCCGGAAGGCGAACAGATGGGCCGGGTGGAATGGGCCATCGCGTGGCCGCTCTGGTCCGATGGTTCCTACAGCTGGTACTGTAACACCGTGCCCACGCCCGATGGCGGCACACATGAACAGGGCCTGCGCGCCGCGCTGACCAAGGGCATCCGCGCCTTCGGCGAACTCACCGGCCAAAAGAAGGCCAAGGACATTTCTGCCGACGACATCGTCACCGGCAGCGAAGTGATGTTGTCCCTCTTCATCCGCGATCCCCAGTTCCAGAGCCAGACGAAGGACCGGCTGACCTCACCAGAGGCCGCGCGGATGGTCGAAAACGCGATCCGCGACCATTTCGACCACTTCCTCACCGACAATATGGAACGCGGCCGTGCGTTGCTGGGCGCGGTGATGGAGCGGATGGACGAACGCCTGAAGCGCAAGGCCGAGCGGGAGATCAAGCGCAAGACCGCCACCAACGCCAAGAAGGTCCGCCTGCCCGGCAAGCTGACCGATTGCTCCGGCGAAGGCGATGGCGAAACTGAACTGTTCATCGTCGAAGGCGATTCCGCAGGCGGCAGCGCCAAGCAGGCGCGCGACCGCAAGACGCAGGCGATCCTGCCGATCCGCGGCAAGATTCTCAACGTGGCCAGCGCAACGGCCGACAAGATCCGTGCCAATCAGGAAATCGCCGACCTGCAACTGGCGCTGGGCTGCGGCACGAAGAAAGACTGCAACCCCGATAATCTCCGGTATGACCGCATCATCATCATGACCGACGCCGATGTGGACGGCGCCCATATCGCGACACTGCTGATGACGTTCTTCTTCCAGGAAATGGCGGAGATCGTGAAGCGCGGGCACCTCTTCCTTGCCCAGCCTCCGCTCTACAAGCTGACCGCTGGCAAGGAGAGTACTTATGCCCGCGACGAGGCCCATCGCGCGGAACTGGAAGCGACCCAGTTCAAGGGCAAGAAGGTGGAAGTCAGCCGCTTCAAAGGCCTTGGCGAAATGAACCCGCAGCAGTTGCGGGAAACCACGATGAACCCGGCCTCCCGCGGCCTGATCCGCATCACCCTGCCCGCCGAGCACGAACAGCGCTTCGCCGTGAAGGAACTGGTCGACCAGCTCATGGGCCGCAACCCCGAGCACCGCTTCAATTTCATCCAGAACAGAGCGGGCGAACTGGACCGGGACCTGATCGACGCCTGA
- the rsmI gene encoding 16S rRNA (cytidine(1402)-2'-O)-methyltransferase, whose protein sequence is MSSAEREPSLTPGLYIVATPIGNLGDITMRAADVLARCDAIACEDTRVTAKLLKHLDIRKPLWRYDDHSGEKDRARLLETMRSQAIALVSDAGTPLISDPGYRLVRDARDEGIAVTSLPGASAAIVGLTLSGLPNDRFLFAGFLPVKEKARGDALAELAGVPATLIFYETAPRLAKSLEAIGEVLPGRDVAVARELTKLHEECRTGIPAELIAHYEAHPPRGEIVLMVAPPGDEPAGEVDADALLIAALEHDKPSQAAAQVAKATGLDRKMLYARAMELKSR, encoded by the coding sequence ATGTCCAGCGCCGAACGTGAACCGTCCCTGACACCGGGGCTCTATATTGTTGCAACGCCGATTGGCAATCTCGGTGACATCACGATGCGGGCAGCCGATGTGCTGGCGCGGTGTGATGCAATCGCGTGTGAGGATACCCGCGTAACTGCCAAGCTGCTGAAACATCTCGATATACGCAAGCCGCTGTGGCGATATGACGACCATAGCGGTGAAAAGGACCGCGCCCGCCTGCTCGAAACCATGCGCAGTCAGGCAATCGCACTGGTGAGCGATGCGGGCACGCCGCTGATTTCCGACCCCGGCTATCGCCTCGTGCGGGACGCGCGGGATGAAGGTATTGCCGTTACCAGCCTGCCGGGCGCCAGTGCGGCGATTGTCGGGCTGACTCTGTCGGGCCTGCCTAATGATCGCTTCCTGTTCGCGGGCTTCCTGCCGGTGAAGGAAAAGGCGCGCGGAGACGCACTGGCTGAACTGGCGGGAGTTCCGGCAACGCTGATCTTCTACGAAACCGCGCCCCGTCTTGCCAAATCGCTGGAGGCCATTGGCGAGGTTCTACCTGGGCGCGATGTCGCCGTGGCTCGAGAACTGACCAAACTGCATGAGGAATGCCGCACCGGCATTCCGGCAGAACTGATCGCCCATTACGAGGCGCATCCGCCCAGGGGCGAGATCGTGCTGATGGTGGCCCCTCCGGGGGATGAGCCTGCGGGCGAGGTGGATGCCGATGCCTTGCTGATCGCTGCGCTGGAGCATGACAAGCCGTCTCAGGCGGCAGCGCAGGTGGCGAAGGCCACCGGGCTGGATCGCAAGATGCTCTATGCCCGCGCCATGGAGCTGAAGAGCCGGTGA